One Paraburkholderia agricolaris genomic region harbors:
- a CDS encoding RNA polymerase sigma factor encodes MILTTGIEIMATLAERDTTTCTLPVCMRGSDNREQVFCDLVREHRRRLYYFVLRRIGSAVDAEDITQEAFVEAADAYGSWRGDSRLSTWLYGIAMNLVRNHLNRCPERRYRFESDDESLFEAHECESVENAFERKQTVNVLIEEMGGLPVEMREILMMVGVQQMSYEEISVVLGIPIGTVRSRLSRARSTLRRKLSAVGWEHA; translated from the coding sequence GTGATTCTAACTACAGGTATCGAAATCATGGCGACGTTAGCGGAGCGGGACACAACGACGTGCACACTGCCGGTGTGCATGCGGGGCAGCGATAATCGTGAACAGGTCTTTTGCGATCTGGTTCGTGAGCATCGCAGACGTCTGTACTACTTCGTACTGCGCCGTATCGGCAGCGCGGTGGACGCCGAAGATATCACTCAGGAAGCCTTCGTCGAGGCAGCGGACGCATACGGCAGCTGGCGCGGCGATTCGCGTCTGTCGACGTGGCTTTACGGAATCGCGATGAACCTCGTGCGCAACCATCTGAACCGCTGTCCTGAACGGCGCTACCGGTTCGAGTCGGACGACGAATCGCTGTTCGAGGCACACGAATGCGAGAGCGTGGAAAATGCGTTCGAACGCAAGCAGACGGTTAACGTGCTGATCGAAGAGATGGGTGGGCTGCCGGTCGAAATGCGCGAGATTCTGATGATGGTCGGCGTTCAGCAGATGAGTTACGAGGAGATATCCGTCGTGCTCGGTATTCCGATCGGAACTGTGCGCAGCCGTCTCTCTCGCGCCCGCTCGACGCTGCGCCGCAAGCTCTCGGCAGTCGGTTGGGAGCACGCCTGA
- a CDS encoding lytic transglycosylase domain-containing protein translates to MSPCLPPRARALMLALMLASGAAARDAHAERYACVTASGVRYVSDRPWSDCYALLLGADSSAGRPAPRAVPTPAPRAPRGSERVLAKASPYGAIIADAALASGVDPYLLTAVIAVESGFDPSAVSPKGAVGLMQVVPATGIRYGVGAASSLEVVRQLTDPVINVRTGARYLGALLRRYPDNLMLALAAYNAGEGSVAKYGGTVPPYDETRAYVTRVLEHYRQLCAFPVPPDQPVPRTAEASAR, encoded by the coding sequence GTGAGTCCATGCCTGCCGCCGCGCGCTCGTGCATTGATGCTAGCGCTGATGCTCGCGAGCGGTGCCGCGGCGCGTGACGCTCACGCCGAGCGCTACGCTTGCGTGACCGCTTCCGGCGTCCGTTACGTGTCGGATCGACCATGGTCCGACTGTTATGCGCTGCTGCTGGGCGCCGATTCATCGGCCGGTCGCCCGGCACCGCGCGCAGTACCTACGCCCGCGCCTCGCGCACCCCGTGGCAGCGAACGCGTTCTGGCCAAGGCATCGCCCTACGGCGCGATCATTGCGGACGCCGCGCTGGCGAGCGGTGTCGATCCGTATCTGCTGACCGCCGTGATCGCAGTCGAGTCCGGCTTCGATCCGTCGGCAGTCTCGCCAAAAGGAGCGGTGGGCTTGATGCAGGTCGTGCCGGCCACCGGGATTCGCTATGGCGTGGGGGCCGCGTCGTCGCTGGAAGTTGTGCGCCAGTTGACCGATCCGGTTATCAACGTACGCACGGGCGCGCGCTATCTGGGCGCGTTGCTGCGCCGTTATCCCGACAACCTCATGCTCGCGCTTGCGGCCTACAACGCCGGCGAGGGCAGTGTGGCGAAGTACGGCGGAACGGTTCCCCCCTACGACGAAACGCGTGCCTATGTGACGCGTGTGCTCGAACACTACCGGCAGTTGTGCGCCTTTCCCGTGCCTCCCGATCAGCCTGTGCCACGGACGGCCGAGGCCAGCGCGCGATGA
- the tssA gene encoding type VI secretion system protein TssA, producing the protein MLTHAERIETPTSAIRAAGDALLPEQATAVEVRETEAFAILQAEMDKLVAMGASTSPDWSRVVASATKVLSEHGKDLAAAVWLVLAAFRTTELAGLADAVHTLRATVTIHWDSLTPPAARMRARANLIDWLLEQLDRQVGAAAQAGQLEPLDAAVHAALLEDWDELDRYWTERQTDGPAFFRVRRMLAGLPVQGAVDDLLNAPPGEDGGQSAVSVQPENAAKAPQGVERSSSLPRPAVNASTPTIIAPSMTPVDASAVGSEEDARRAAGQLMRGWGAFLIACITAMPALAFAYRLKRAAAWALIDTVPPAQQHITRIPPPADAVRTALASLIAGGNAAAIVQFCESRLDECPLWLDLNRYSAEALQQLGAGQAAAAVMCDTRAFGARLPSLAALQFADGMPFADPATQRWLAARAEEGSAGQAVAPADRADATLDATIGTARAQAMGGAFDEAMRTLEMLAQRQPAGRDRYRVRLAQCEMLEAHGARHAVRNVIGALTGEAQRRDLASWEPVLARRAIALAATAQAPVSRTEQQSWIAALAALDLEEAWRLSPHGA; encoded by the coding sequence ATGTTGACACACGCGGAACGCATCGAGACACCTACCAGCGCCATCCGGGCCGCTGGCGATGCACTGTTGCCGGAGCAGGCCACGGCTGTCGAGGTCCGCGAGACGGAAGCGTTTGCGATTCTGCAGGCGGAAATGGACAAGCTGGTGGCGATGGGTGCCTCCACCTCGCCTGACTGGTCACGTGTCGTTGCATCCGCAACCAAAGTGCTGAGCGAACATGGCAAGGATCTGGCGGCAGCGGTATGGCTCGTGCTGGCGGCGTTCAGGACCACGGAGCTTGCCGGACTGGCGGACGCCGTCCATACGCTGCGCGCGACGGTCACCATACACTGGGATTCGCTCACGCCGCCCGCGGCCCGCATGCGGGCGCGTGCCAACCTGATCGACTGGTTGCTCGAACAACTGGATCGCCAGGTGGGCGCGGCCGCTCAAGCGGGCCAGCTCGAGCCACTCGATGCCGCCGTGCATGCGGCGCTGCTCGAGGACTGGGACGAACTCGATCGCTACTGGACCGAGCGGCAGACAGACGGCCCTGCATTCTTTCGAGTGCGCCGCATGCTCGCCGGCCTGCCAGTGCAGGGTGCAGTGGACGATCTGCTGAATGCGCCGCCTGGCGAGGACGGTGGTCAGAGCGCTGTTTCCGTGCAACCCGAAAACGCGGCGAAAGCGCCGCAAGGCGTCGAACGTTCATCCTCGTTGCCCCGGCCGGCGGTCAACGCGTCGACGCCAACCATTATCGCGCCGTCGATGACACCGGTAGACGCCTCAGCCGTGGGCTCTGAGGAAGACGCGCGGCGTGCTGCGGGGCAGTTGATGCGTGGCTGGGGCGCATTCCTGATTGCCTGTATCACCGCCATGCCGGCGCTCGCCTTTGCCTATCGCCTGAAGCGTGCCGCGGCTTGGGCGCTGATCGACACGGTGCCGCCCGCGCAGCAGCACATCACCCGTATCCCACCGCCAGCCGACGCCGTGCGCACCGCGCTTGCAAGCCTGATCGCGGGTGGCAATGCGGCCGCTATCGTGCAGTTCTGCGAGAGCCGCCTCGACGAGTGTCCGCTTTGGCTCGACCTGAATCGCTACTCCGCTGAAGCGCTGCAGCAGTTGGGCGCCGGCCAGGCCGCCGCGGCGGTGATGTGCGACACGCGTGCCTTCGGCGCGCGGCTGCCGTCGCTCGCCGCGCTGCAGTTCGCGGACGGCATGCCGTTCGCGGACCCGGCCACGCAACGGTGGCTTGCTGCGCGAGCCGAAGAGGGCAGTGCGGGGCAAGCGGTGGCGCCTGCCGATCGCGCCGACGCCACGCTCGACGCCACCATCGGGACCGCCCGTGCGCAGGCCATGGGTGGCGCGTTCGACGAAGCAATGCGCACGCTCGAGATGCTCGCGCAGCGTCAGCCGGCCGGACGCGACCGCTATCGGGTGCGTCTCGCGCAGTGCGAGATGCTCGAGGCTCACGGTGCCCGTCATGCCGTGCGCAACGTGATCGGCGCGCTGACCGGCGAAGCGCAACGGCGCGACCTCGCGAGCTGGGAGCCGGTACTCGCGCGGCGGGCCATTGCCCTTGCCGCGACGGCTCAGGCGCCGGTGTCGCGTACGGAGCAACAGAGCTGGATTGCGGCGCTGGCAGCGCTCGATCTGGAAGAGGCGTGGCGGCTCTCGCCGCACGGCGCTTGA
- the tssB gene encoding type VI secretion system contractile sheath small subunit: MADNGSVAPKERVNIVYKPATGNAKEEVELPLKQLVVGDFTMRADSTPVEQRKPVQVDKDNFNDVLKAQDLSLDFMVKDELHDGSGGADGDEQLRVQLSFGHIRDFEPDVIVDQVPELRQLILLREALKALKGPLGNLPEFRRRLQELVKDEGTRERLLKELGAGNAAADPATQDDTSTKDGK; the protein is encoded by the coding sequence ATGGCGGATAACGGGTCGGTGGCGCCGAAAGAGCGCGTGAATATTGTCTACAAGCCTGCGACGGGCAATGCAAAAGAGGAAGTCGAGCTGCCGCTCAAGCAACTGGTGGTGGGTGACTTCACGATGCGCGCGGATAGCACACCCGTGGAGCAGCGCAAGCCCGTTCAGGTCGACAAGGACAACTTCAACGACGTGCTGAAGGCACAGGACCTGTCGCTCGACTTCATGGTGAAAGACGAGTTGCACGATGGCAGCGGTGGAGCGGACGGCGACGAACAACTGCGCGTGCAGCTGTCATTCGGCCACATTCGCGACTTCGAGCCGGACGTGATCGTCGATCAGGTGCCCGAACTCAGACAACTGATTCTGTTGCGCGAGGCGCTCAAGGCGCTGAAGGGTCCGCTTGGCAACCTGCCGGAGTTCCGCCGCCGCCTCCAGGAGCTCGTGAAGGACGAGGGTACGCGCGAGAGATTGCTGAAGGAACTGGGCGCGGGCAACGCCGCCGCGGACCCAGCCACACAGGATGACACGTCGACGAAGGATGGGAAATGA
- the tssC gene encoding type VI secretion system contractile sheath large subunit, producing MSEAQSQRADGPESTAAAPGGSLLEELIEVTRVKPGDEAYAVTRRGLEAFIAELVEPRRSNEKISQAMVDDMIVALDRKLCRQVDAILHHPSYQKMESSWRSLQFLINRTDFRENNRIEILNVSKEALLEDFEDAPDITRSGLYKAVYTTEFGQFGGQPIGAIVGNYEFGPGMQDIKLLQSIASVSAMAHAPFIGAAGPAFFGVDSFADLPNLKDLSAVFEMPQFTKWNAFRQSEDARFVGLTMPHFLLRVPYGESTVPVKKFHYEEDVSAGNDRFLWGNAAFAFASRLSDSFGQYRWCANIIGPQGGGTVGDLPIYTYEAMGETQTKIPTEVLISERREYELAEQGFIALTMRKNTDNAAFFSANSCQKPKLFGNTTEGKEAEMNYKLGTQLPYIFVVSRLAHYIKVIQRENIGTWKERSDLEAELNNWIRQYVADMDNATAGVRGRRPLRQAEIAVSDVEGDPGWYRVGLKVRPHFKYMGASFTLSLVGKLDKK from the coding sequence ATGAGCGAAGCGCAAAGCCAGCGGGCAGACGGCCCCGAATCGACGGCAGCAGCCCCAGGCGGCTCGCTGCTCGAGGAACTGATCGAAGTGACCCGCGTCAAGCCGGGCGACGAAGCCTACGCGGTCACGCGGCGCGGGCTGGAGGCATTCATCGCCGAGCTGGTGGAGCCGCGGCGCAGCAACGAGAAGATCAGCCAGGCGATGGTCGACGACATGATCGTCGCGCTCGATCGCAAGCTGTGCCGCCAGGTCGACGCGATTCTGCATCACCCGTCGTATCAGAAGATGGAGTCTTCCTGGCGCTCGCTGCAGTTCCTCATCAACCGCACCGATTTTCGCGAGAACAACCGGATCGAAATTCTCAACGTATCGAAAGAGGCGCTGCTGGAGGATTTCGAGGACGCGCCGGACATTACCCGCTCGGGACTCTACAAGGCGGTATACACCACCGAATTCGGGCAGTTTGGCGGTCAGCCGATTGGTGCGATCGTCGGCAACTACGAGTTCGGCCCGGGCATGCAGGACATCAAGCTGCTGCAATCCATCGCCAGTGTCTCAGCGATGGCGCACGCGCCGTTCATCGGCGCAGCGGGCCCGGCGTTCTTCGGCGTGGATTCGTTCGCGGACCTGCCGAACCTGAAGGATCTCAGCGCGGTGTTCGAGATGCCGCAATTCACCAAGTGGAACGCCTTCCGCCAGAGTGAGGACGCGCGCTTTGTCGGGCTGACGATGCCGCATTTTCTGCTGCGCGTGCCGTACGGCGAGTCGACGGTGCCGGTCAAGAAATTCCACTACGAGGAAGACGTGTCGGCGGGCAACGACCGCTTCCTGTGGGGCAACGCGGCATTTGCGTTCGCGAGCCGGCTGTCGGACAGCTTCGGCCAGTACCGGTGGTGCGCGAACATCATTGGACCGCAGGGCGGCGGCACGGTCGGAGATCTGCCGATCTATACCTACGAGGCAATGGGTGAGACACAGACCAAGATTCCGACCGAGGTGCTGATCTCCGAGCGTCGCGAGTACGAACTCGCGGAGCAGGGCTTCATCGCGCTGACGATGCGCAAGAACACCGACAACGCCGCTTTCTTCTCCGCCAACTCGTGCCAGAAACCGAAGCTGTTCGGCAATACGACCGAGGGCAAGGAAGCGGAGATGAACTACAAGCTCGGCACGCAGTTGCCCTACATCTTCGTGGTGAGCCGGCTCGCCCATTACATCAAGGTCATCCAGCGCGAGAACATCGGCACCTGGAAAGAGCGCAGCGACCTCGAAGCCGAGCTGAACAACTGGATTCGCCAGTACGTCGCTGACATGGATAACGCGACAGCTGGTGTGCGCGGGCGCAGGCCGCTTCGTCAGGCGGAGATCGCCGTGTCGGATGTGGAAGGTGATCCGGGCTGGTACCGCGTCGGACTCAAGGTCCGGCCGCACTTCAAGTATATGGGTGCGTCGTTCACGCTGTCGCTGGTCGGCAAGCTCGACAAGAAATAG
- the tssD gene encoding type VI secretion system tube protein TssD has translation MPMPCYLTLEGADGKKIEGSCEIDGHQGKILVQAADLMVELPKNPQTGLPSGKRQHLGLTVTKEIDKSSPTIQQALCAGQTLKSALLEFFHITKEGKEEKYYSIQLANAAVVSARTWVPNCLERENASLGHMETIGMTYEKIVWTWVKDGIESEDDWLKPNKS, from the coding sequence ATGCCGATGCCATGTTATTTGACGCTTGAAGGCGCCGATGGGAAGAAGATCGAAGGGTCGTGCGAGATCGACGGTCATCAGGGAAAGATCCTCGTGCAGGCAGCCGACCTGATGGTAGAGCTGCCGAAGAATCCGCAGACCGGTTTGCCTTCTGGCAAGCGCCAGCACCTGGGACTTACGGTCACGAAGGAAATCGACAAGTCGTCGCCGACGATCCAGCAGGCGCTATGCGCGGGGCAGACGCTCAAGTCCGCGCTGCTCGAGTTCTTCCACATCACGAAGGAAGGCAAGGAGGAGAAGTACTACAGCATCCAGTTGGCGAACGCGGCTGTGGTGTCGGCGCGTACGTGGGTGCCGAACTGCCTCGAGCGGGAAAATGCGTCGCTCGGGCACATGGAGACGATCGGCATGACTTACGAAAAAATCGTGTGGACGTGGGTCAAGGACGGCATCGAGTCCGAGGACGATTGGCTCAAGCCGAACAAGAGCTAA
- the tssE gene encoding type VI secretion system baseplate subunit TssE: MREQRLLERIAACERAEERSHSTRADLLMRSILDHLARILNTRQGSVPCAPDFGVPDFTNLAGSLETGNLDQVIDEVRRLVRRYEPRLKEPRLTFLAGDGPKLTLSFAIEGHISIDQHDVRMKVISQVSPEGRVLLRRMDHAEHVL; encoded by the coding sequence ATGAGAGAACAGCGGCTCCTCGAACGCATCGCGGCCTGCGAACGCGCCGAGGAGCGCTCGCACTCGACCCGCGCGGACCTGTTGATGCGCTCGATTCTCGATCATCTCGCGCGCATTCTCAACACGCGCCAGGGTTCGGTGCCTTGCGCGCCGGATTTCGGAGTGCCCGACTTCACGAATCTGGCGGGGTCGCTTGAAACCGGCAACCTGGACCAGGTGATCGACGAAGTGCGGCGGCTCGTGCGCCGCTACGAACCCCGTCTGAAGGAGCCACGCCTGACGTTCCTCGCAGGCGACGGCCCGAAGCTCACGCTGAGTTTCGCGATCGAGGGGCACATCTCGATCGACCAGCATGACGTGCGGATGAAGGTGATTTCACAGGTGAGCCCGGAAGGGCGCGTCCTGCTTCGGCGAATGGATCATGCTGAACACGTACTTTGA
- the tssF gene encoding type VI secretion system baseplate subunit TssF yields MLNTYFEQELGRLRSLASEFAELNPALAPMLGADVAPDPDVERLLEGVAFLTGLMRQRLDDDFPEFVQTLVQLLMPHFLRPWPCMTIMQFQPQGPLGGTVTLAANIAVASVPVDGMRTIFRTSFPVTVEPLALRSASWDGGAGTQRSLLLEFAFEGVTPQAWQGRKLGLYLADAMPDAARLLLLLARYVREVHVFAAGEAVTVLPADSISITGLHADALLLPQSENAHPAYELLREYFAFPEKFLHISIDGFERWLARGSSGRFSLRVVFDELPDWAPAVHDESFLLNTTPAVNLFDAQAHPLHLDDRQPAWQLQFPQKDGRHLTQVFSIEQVSGYADGETQRYVAFGTANADEPVYHTTLRESPLREGVDCHISVVQPRDGAGNARGEPRESATRTLSVDALCTHGALPEVLRLGDICHPTDSSPARMNFRNIRRISPYRVPVLDQRLLWRLVSQLNLNHRQLAGRDQLCALLALQFTGGRSTPADAAHQRRVDAIESFAVKPADRLMNGLLVSGCEIELVCRSDAFMNIGGLFLFGAVLDDFFAGTVALNAFSALSITDSLTGGKLQWPAKIGQQHLL; encoded by the coding sequence ATGCTGAACACGTACTTTGAACAGGAACTCGGCAGGCTGCGCTCGCTCGCCAGCGAGTTCGCCGAGCTCAACCCGGCGCTCGCTCCGATGCTCGGCGCGGATGTCGCGCCGGACCCGGACGTCGAGCGGCTGCTCGAAGGGGTCGCGTTCCTGACTGGCCTGATGCGCCAGCGTCTGGACGACGATTTTCCCGAGTTCGTGCAGACGCTCGTTCAACTGCTGATGCCGCACTTCCTGCGACCGTGGCCCTGCATGACGATCATGCAATTCCAGCCGCAGGGGCCGCTCGGCGGAACGGTCACGCTGGCTGCGAACATCGCGGTCGCGTCGGTGCCGGTGGATGGCATGCGCACGATCTTTCGCACTTCATTCCCGGTAACCGTCGAGCCGCTCGCGTTGCGCAGCGCGAGTTGGGACGGTGGAGCGGGCACGCAGCGCAGCCTGCTGCTCGAGTTCGCCTTCGAGGGCGTGACGCCGCAGGCGTGGCAGGGCCGCAAGCTCGGACTTTATCTGGCGGACGCGATGCCCGATGCGGCACGCCTTCTGTTGTTGCTCGCGCGGTACGTGCGCGAAGTGCACGTGTTCGCGGCCGGCGAAGCGGTCACGGTGCTGCCGGCGGATTCGATCTCGATCACCGGCCTGCACGCGGACGCGCTACTGCTGCCGCAGAGCGAAAACGCGCACCCGGCGTACGAGTTGCTGCGCGAGTACTTTGCGTTTCCCGAGAAGTTTCTGCACATCAGCATTGACGGTTTCGAGCGCTGGCTCGCGCGCGGCAGCAGCGGGCGGTTCTCACTTCGCGTTGTGTTCGACGAGTTGCCCGACTGGGCGCCCGCGGTGCACGACGAGAGCTTTCTGCTCAACACCACACCGGCCGTCAATCTGTTTGACGCCCAGGCTCACCCGCTTCATCTCGATGACCGCCAGCCTGCGTGGCAGCTGCAATTCCCGCAGAAGGACGGACGCCATTTGACGCAGGTCTTTTCGATCGAACAGGTGAGCGGTTACGCGGACGGCGAGACGCAACGCTACGTGGCGTTCGGCACGGCAAACGCGGACGAGCCCGTTTATCACACGACACTGCGCGAATCGCCGCTGCGCGAGGGCGTCGATTGCCATATCAGCGTCGTGCAGCCTCGCGACGGCGCGGGCAATGCGCGCGGCGAGCCACGCGAGAGCGCGACACGAACCCTGTCCGTCGATGCGCTTTGCACCCACGGCGCGCTGCCCGAAGTATTGCGGCTGGGCGATATCTGCCATCCCACCGACAGCTCGCCGGCCCGCATGAACTTTCGCAACATCCGGCGCATATCGCCGTACCGGGTGCCGGTGCTCGATCAGCGGCTGCTCTGGCGGCTCGTGTCGCAACTGAATCTGAATCACCGGCAGCTCGCCGGTCGCGACCAGCTGTGCGCGCTGCTCGCATTGCAGTTCACCGGCGGGCGCAGCACGCCGGCGGACGCCGCGCATCAGCGTCGCGTCGACGCCATCGAATCGTTTGCGGTCAAGCCCGCGGACCGGCTGATGAACGGCCTGCTCGTCAGCGGTTGCGAGATCGAGCTGGTTTGCCGCAGCGATGCCTTCATGAACATCGGCGGCCTGTTTCTGTTCGGCGCGGTGCTAGACGATTTTTTCGCCGGCACCGTCGCGCTGAACGCGTTTTCCGCGTTGTCCATCACGGACTCGCTCACCGGGGGCAAGCTGCAATGGCCAGCGAAAATCGGTCAACAACACCTGCTCTAG
- the tssG gene encoding type VI secretion system baseplate subunit TssG: MASENRSTTPALDLRARQGADYNFFQALRVLRGGFATRAQFESAVRFQANLSLAFPRSDIERIDVDEAGRIRIVANFFGLYGVASPLPTFYTEDLIDESRSGGRAMRDMIDIVHNVLYPMLFQAWEKNRLWLAAGEQDDMRRRDLLMALVGRMGHAPDPADDALRLRFAGLTSHRPRSALALRTLVRGLTGLRDVRVESCVQNDATVPANAHCLLGVARLGATLVGRQVARRSGVVDIYLAGFGTLELAALLPGGALWRRLTAQLRSFLEAPLVCRLLLTPRTDAGCELELGARDAGRLGMNTWLGGARPGVPLETVMLTLFGAGAVRSFDQGDFA, encoded by the coding sequence ATGGCCAGCGAAAATCGGTCAACAACACCTGCTCTAGACCTGCGCGCGCGGCAGGGCGCCGACTACAACTTCTTTCAGGCGCTGCGCGTGCTGCGCGGCGGCTTCGCCACGCGCGCGCAGTTCGAGTCGGCGGTGCGCTTCCAGGCGAATCTCAGCCTCGCGTTCCCGCGCTCGGACATCGAACGGATCGACGTGGACGAGGCGGGCAGGATCCGCATCGTCGCGAACTTCTTCGGACTCTACGGTGTCGCGTCGCCCCTGCCGACGTTCTATACCGAAGACCTGATCGACGAGTCGCGCAGCGGCGGCCGGGCCATGCGCGACATGATCGACATTGTCCATAACGTGCTGTATCCGATGCTGTTTCAGGCGTGGGAAAAGAACCGCCTGTGGCTCGCGGCCGGCGAGCAGGACGACATGCGCCGGCGCGATCTGCTGATGGCGCTGGTGGGACGCATGGGCCACGCGCCCGATCCGGCCGACGACGCGTTGCGCCTGCGTTTTGCCGGACTGACGTCGCACCGGCCGCGCTCCGCGCTCGCGCTGCGCACCCTGGTGCGCGGCCTCACCGGTTTGCGCGACGTGCGCGTCGAGAGCTGCGTGCAGAACGACGCGACGGTACCCGCGAACGCGCATTGCCTGCTTGGCGTGGCCCGGCTTGGCGCTACGCTGGTCGGCAGGCAGGTCGCGCGACGCAGCGGCGTCGTGGATATTTATCTGGCTGGCTTCGGCACGCTCGAGCTTGCCGCGCTGCTGCCGGGCGGTGCGCTGTGGCGGCGTCTCACGGCTCAGTTGCGGTCGTTTCTCGAGGCACCGCTCGTGTGCCGTCTGCTTCTTACGCCGCGCACCGACGCCGGCTGCGAGCTCGAACTCGGCGCGCGCGACGCGGGGCGGCTCGGCATGAATACCTGGCTCGGTGGCGCACGGCCCGGCGTGCCACTGGAAACGGTGATGCTGACGCTCTTCGGCGCCGGCGCTGTGCGTTCGTTCGATCAAGGAGATTTTGCATGA